The following proteins are co-located in the Pomacea canaliculata isolate SZHN2017 linkage group LG8, ASM307304v1, whole genome shotgun sequence genome:
- the LOC112570073 gene encoding CAAX prenyl protease 2-like: protein MVAIVFAVAAWQAVLLCLFFSVLYVGGLYVWSGSNDKDRDHPDVIKRRFMSVGATAVIVLPILWMISEKSENTEAYSILEWLGIRFFGLIPAVVLPLILTMILFLGPLYLHYMDGVFRLYLEPRYWTTSLQNFIWLRNHIVAPLSEEFIFRACMLPLLVPAFGIGWSVFLCPLFFGVAHFHHMIEKVIHKQAEVIDAFRQSMFQLFYTTVFGAYSAFLFLRTGHLIAPVMAHAFCNHMGFPAFNEVLGYPQPTRSKLIAIFTLGLILWSILLFPMTSSWLYSNYVYQA, encoded by the exons ATGGTGGCGATCGTATTCGCTGTGGCTGCATGGCAGGCggttttattgtgtttgtttttttcggtGCTTTATGTCGGCGGCCTCTATGTCTGGAGTGGTTCTAATGATAAAGACAG AGATCATCCCGATGTCATAAAACGGCGTTTTATGAGCGTAGGAGCTACAGCCGTCATTGTTCTGCCGATTCTTTGGATGATCAGCGAGAAAAGCGAAAATACAGAG GCTTATTCAATTTTGGAATGGTTGGGAATTCGTTTCTTTGGACTCATACCTGCTGTGGTCCTTCCACTTATCCTGACAATG ATTTTGTTCCTGGGTCCACTTTATCTTCATTACATGGATGGAGTCTTCAGACTGTATCTTG AGCCAAGGTACTGGACCACCTCATTGCAGAACTTTATCTGGCTGCGCAATCATATTGTT GCTCCATTGTCTGAAGAATTCATCTTCCGTGCATGCATGCTACCTCTCCTTGTGCCAGCTTTTGGTATTGGCTGGTCTGTTTTCTTGTGTCCTCTTTTCTTTGGAGTAG ctCATTTTCATCACATGATCGAGAAAGTTATACACAAGCAGGCAGAAGTAATTGATGCATTCAGACAGTCAA tgTTTCAATTATTTTACACAACAGTGTTTGGAGCCTATTCAGCGTTCCTTTTCCTTCGAACAG GTCACCTGATCGCACCAGTGATGGCACATGCATTCTGTAACCACATGGGATTTCCAGCTTTCAATGAGGTGCTGGGGTACCCGCAGCCTACTCGCTCAAAACTTATTGCCATTTTCACATTAGGACTTATCCTTTGGAGCATCCTACTATTTCCTATGACATCTTCCTGGTTGTATTCAAATTATGTCTACCAGGCTTAA